Proteins from one Desulfuribacillus alkaliarsenatis genomic window:
- a CDS encoding DUF3796 domain-containing protein: protein MYLNNKLGYLGLLGFIGLIGLSGNYYFFGFFGFFVYFKYFKVIPDELFKENVRKAATPSFFVSIFVSVLVASYGSTLKDVSTQELSQYFATGLAINFALPIFVFTVILVYLEVSEN from the coding sequence ATGTATTTAAATAATAAGCTGGGTTACTTAGGTCTTTTAGGATTTATAGGACTTATAGGACTTTCAGGCAATTATTATTTCTTTGGCTTCTTTGGCTTTTTTGTATACTTTAAGTACTTCAAGGTGATTCCTGACGAATTATTCAAGGAAAATGTCCGAAAAGCAGCAACGCCTAGCTTTTTTGTTAGTATTTTTGTGTCAGTTTTGGTTGCTAGTTATGGATCTACTCTTAAAGATGTCTCTACTCAAGAGCTATCACAATACTTTGCAACAGGCCTTGCTATCAATTTTGCACTTCCAATTTTTGTTTTCACGGTAATTCTAGTTTATCTAGAAGTTTCTGAAAATTAA
- a CDS encoding helix-turn-helix transcriptional regulator: MALQTKIREYRAKYNMKQEELAAKVGVRRETISHLEKGKYNPSLKLAFDIANVFNTTVDELFIFVDDES, translated from the coding sequence ATGGCATTGCAAACAAAAATTAGAGAATACCGCGCCAAATATAATATGAAGCAAGAAGAGCTAGCTGCTAAGGTCGGTGTAAGACGGGAGACGATAAGTCACTTAGAGAAAGGGAAATACAACCCGTCATTAAAGCTAGCTTTTGATATAGCTAACGTTTTCAATACAACTGTAGACGAACTATTTATTTTTGTTGACGATGAATCGTAA
- a CDS encoding ABC transporter ATP-binding protein, translated as MVLKLENVSKKFKNFTAVDDLSISIPEKEMFGFLGANGAGKTTTFRMILGILNPTHGKITWNDEPINYSTSPQIGYLPEERGLYPKLNVKDQVIYLARLRGMQKQDILQELDYWLERFKISDYLNKKVEELSKGNQQKIQLITAIIHKPKLLILDEPFSGLDPVNVEMLKSAVLEMKNNGTTIVFSSHQMNHVEEMCEHLCIMHHGKPVVHGSLKDIKRSFGKKNLIIHGDFDMEFLTNYSGVTKVKKTTEGLHLQIIGEHVAEKILQDIVGKGFISKFVLEEPSLNDIFIEKVGASYE; from the coding sequence GTGGTTTTAAAACTAGAGAACGTATCTAAAAAGTTTAAAAATTTTACAGCGGTTGATGACTTATCAATCAGCATACCAGAAAAAGAGATGTTTGGTTTTCTCGGAGCAAATGGTGCTGGGAAAACGACAACGTTCCGTATGATATTAGGGATATTAAATCCAACACATGGAAAGATTACTTGGAATGACGAGCCAATTAACTATTCTACTAGTCCACAAATCGGGTATCTTCCTGAAGAAAGAGGACTGTACCCAAAGCTAAATGTTAAAGATCAAGTAATCTACCTAGCAAGGCTACGGGGTATGCAAAAACAGGACATCTTACAAGAATTAGATTACTGGTTGGAGCGTTTTAAAATATCAGATTACCTTAATAAAAAAGTAGAAGAGCTATCAAAGGGTAATCAACAAAAAATTCAATTAATTACGGCTATTATCCACAAACCAAAGCTTTTAATTTTAGATGAGCCTTTTAGTGGATTGGATCCAGTAAATGTAGAAATGCTAAAAAGCGCTGTATTAGAAATGAAGAATAATGGAACGACGATTGTGTTTTCAAGCCACCAGATGAATCATGTAGAAGAAATGTGTGAGCATCTTTGCATTATGCACCATGGTAAGCCAGTAGTTCACGGGTCATTGAAAGATATTAAACGCTCGTTTGGCAAGAAGAATTTAATAATTCATGGCGATTTTGATATGGAGTTCTTAACTAACTATTCAGGTGTAACAAAGGTTAAAAAGACCACTGAAGGGTTGCATTTGCAGATTATTGGTGAACACGTAGCTGAGAAAATCTTACAGGACATTGTAGGTAAAGGCTTCATTAGCAAGTTTGTACTTGAAGAGCCTTCTTTAAATGATATCTTCATAGAGAAAGTAGGTGCTTCATATGAATAA